In the Deinococcus carri genome, one interval contains:
- a CDS encoding GNAT family protein: MTDTPRPLSPAPLAEWLTPVLLTGRHIRLVPLTKEHAADLHAGADEDTYALLARGGPEERTAEGWAEYITRLNALPHRMNWAVLMGGRARGRISYSEVRVSDRWVEIGTMLVPAAQGTAANPEAKLLLMARAFEVLGANRVQFKVDARNARSLRAMEKLGAVREGTLRQYQVRPDGFARDSVMFSVLRDEWPEVKAGLLARLVTLT, from the coding sequence GTGACAGACACACCGCGCCCCCTCTCTCCCGCCCCGCTGGCCGAATGGTTGACGCCCGTCCTGCTCACCGGGCGGCATATCCGGCTGGTCCCCCTGACCAAAGAACACGCGGCGGACCTGCACGCCGGGGCAGACGAGGACACCTATGCCCTGCTGGCACGCGGTGGTCCGGAGGAGCGCACGGCAGAGGGCTGGGCCGAGTACATCACGCGCCTGAATGCGCTTCCCCACCGGATGAACTGGGCGGTCCTGATGGGAGGCCGGGCCAGGGGCCGCATCAGCTACAGCGAGGTTCGGGTCAGCGACCGCTGGGTGGAAATCGGCACGATGCTGGTGCCCGCCGCGCAGGGAACCGCCGCCAACCCGGAAGCCAAGCTGCTGCTGATGGCCCGCGCCTTCGAGGTGCTGGGGGCGAACCGCGTCCAGTTCAAGGTGGACGCGCGCAACGCCCGCAGCCTGCGCGCGATGGAAAAGCTCGGCGCGGTCAGGGAAGGCACGCTGCGGCAGTACCAGGTGCGTCCCGACGGCTTTGCCCGCGACAGCGTGATGTTCAGCGTGCTGCGGGACGAGTGGCCGGAGGTCAAGGCCGGACTGCTCGCCCGCCTGGTCACCCTGACCTGA
- the recR gene encoding recombination mediator RecR has protein sequence MKYPPSLVALIRELSRLPGIGPKSAQRLAFHLFEQPREDIERLAGALLEAKRDLHTCPVCFNITDAERCDVCSDPSRDQGIICVVEEPGDVIAIERSGEYRGLYHVLHGVLSPMNGVGPDRLHIRPLLPRVAEGMEVILATGTTVEGDATALYLQRLLEPLGAVVSRIAYGLPVGGALEYADEVTLGRALSGRRRVSEPAPPPSARRDDEPDGTAPVPSPR, from the coding sequence ATGAAGTATCCGCCTTCGCTGGTGGCGCTGATCCGGGAGCTGTCGCGGCTGCCGGGCATCGGGCCGAAAAGCGCGCAGCGGCTGGCCTTTCACCTGTTCGAGCAGCCGCGGGAGGACATCGAGCGGCTGGCGGGGGCACTGCTGGAGGCCAAGCGTGACCTGCACACCTGCCCGGTCTGCTTCAACATCACCGACGCCGAACGCTGCGACGTGTGCAGCGACCCCTCGCGCGACCAGGGCATCATCTGCGTGGTGGAGGAACCCGGCGACGTGATCGCCATCGAGCGCAGCGGCGAATACCGTGGCCTGTACCACGTGCTGCACGGCGTCCTGAGTCCGATGAACGGCGTCGGCCCCGACCGGCTGCACATCCGGCCCCTGCTGCCGCGAGTGGCCGAGGGCATGGAGGTCATTCTGGCGACCGGCACCACGGTGGAGGGCGACGCGACCGCGCTGTACCTCCAGCGCCTGCTGGAGCCGCTGGGCGCGGTGGTGAGCCGCATCGCCTACGGCCTGCCGGTGGGCGGCGCGCTGGAATACGCCGACGAGGTGACGTTGGGCCGCGCCCTGAGCGGCAGGCGGCGCGTGAGCGAGCCTGCGCCGCCTCCCTCAGCCCGCCGCGACGACGAGCCGGACGGTACGGCCCCGGTCCCCTCGCCCCGCTAG
- a CDS encoding YbaB/EbfC family nucleoid-associated protein has product MDMKKLMKQMQQAQVAAAKIQENLAAQTVEGTASGLVTVTMNGHGKVLGLKIKPEAVDADDVEALEDLLLVALQDANAKAEGLQQDATRGLGLPGF; this is encoded by the coding sequence ATGGACATGAAGAAGCTCATGAAGCAGATGCAGCAGGCGCAGGTGGCCGCCGCCAAGATTCAGGAGAACCTCGCCGCGCAGACGGTGGAGGGCACGGCCAGCGGGCTGGTGACGGTCACGATGAACGGGCACGGCAAGGTGCTGGGCCTGAAGATCAAGCCGGAAGCGGTGGACGCGGACGACGTGGAGGCCCTCGAAGACCTGCTGCTGGTGGCCTTGCAGGACGCGAACGCGAAGGCCGAAGGCCTCCAGCAGGACGCCACGCGCGGGCTGGGGCTGCCGGGATTTTGA
- a CDS encoding NUDIX hydrolase produces the protein MGTLSLPPQATQVGLAVDVAAFAIHAGELRVLLVQRGELPHARDWALPGGFVQIGEALHEAALRELRTETTVALEPRHLEQFYTFGELNRDPRGRIVSVAHLAVLGHGTIHVTGGGHTLGAAWFPAHQPPPLAFDHAAILDRALKRLQVRLEYANLALEFLPDTFTLPELQGVHEAILNRPLDKRNFRKRLLAQGVLVPSGERRSGVGRPAQLYRRAKGTRTAAL, from the coding sequence ATGGGGACACTCTCCCTGCCGCCGCAGGCCACCCAGGTCGGTCTGGCCGTGGATGTGGCCGCCTTTGCCATCCACGCGGGCGAGCTGCGTGTGCTGCTGGTGCAGCGCGGCGAACTGCCCCACGCCCGCGACTGGGCGCTGCCGGGCGGCTTCGTGCAGATCGGGGAGGCGCTGCACGAGGCGGCGCTGCGCGAACTGCGCACCGAAACGACGGTGGCCCTCGAACCCCGCCACCTCGAACAGTTCTATACCTTCGGGGAACTGAACCGCGACCCGCGTGGGCGGATTGTCTCGGTCGCGCATCTGGCGGTGCTGGGGCACGGCACGATCCACGTGACGGGCGGGGGGCATACCCTGGGCGCGGCGTGGTTTCCGGCGCATCAGCCGCCACCGCTGGCCTTCGACCACGCGGCGATTCTCGACCGGGCGCTCAAACGGCTTCAGGTGCGGCTGGAGTACGCCAATCTGGCGCTGGAGTTCCTGCCCGACACCTTCACGCTGCCCGAACTCCAGGGCGTCCACGAGGCCATCCTGAACCGGCCCCTGGACAAGCGCAACTTCCGCAAGCGGCTGCTGGCGCAGGGCGTGCTGGTGCCCAGCGGCGAGCGGCGCAGCGGCGTCGGGAGGCCCGCGCAACTGTACCGGCGGGCCAAGGGGACGCGGACGGCGGCATTGTAG
- the infC gene encoding translation initiation factor IF-3, whose amino-acid sequence MINIAKEHKVNEQIRVRQIRLIGAEGEQIGIIDTRDAMGMAREKGLDLVMVSPQAVPPVCRLLDYGRFRYEQQQNEKENRKRARAQEVKAIKFRVKIDDHDFNTKTGHVRRFLEEGHKVKVTIMFRGRERTHPELGERILHRVADTLADVGTPEGMPSMMGMDMNMIMAPKAPAAPRREAVPQAEAPQAEAAANA is encoded by the coding sequence GTGATAAACATAGCGAAAGAACATAAGGTCAACGAGCAGATTCGCGTTCGTCAGATTCGCCTGATCGGCGCTGAGGGCGAGCAGATCGGGATCATCGACACGCGCGACGCCATGGGCATGGCGCGTGAAAAGGGACTGGATCTCGTGATGGTGAGTCCCCAGGCTGTCCCGCCCGTCTGCCGCCTGCTCGACTATGGCCGGTTCCGCTACGAGCAGCAGCAGAACGAGAAGGAAAACCGCAAGCGCGCCCGCGCCCAGGAAGTCAAGGCGATCAAGTTCCGCGTCAAGATCGACGACCACGACTTCAACACCAAGACCGGGCACGTGCGGCGCTTCCTCGAAGAAGGCCACAAGGTCAAGGTCACCATCATGTTCCGTGGCCGCGAGCGCACCCACCCCGAACTGGGCGAGCGCATCCTGCACCGCGTGGCCGACACCCTGGCCGACGTGGGCACACCCGAGGGGATGCCCAGCATGATGGGCATGGACATGAACATGATCATGGCCCCCAAGGCCCCCGCGGCCCCCAGGCGCGAGGCCGTCCCCCAGGCTGAGGCTCCCCAGGCCGAAGCAGCAGCAAACGCCTGA
- a CDS encoding glutaredoxin family protein: MIKMYTTNWCPDCHAAKRALSSKGLAFEEINIEQDEQAAEYVMSVNGGRRSVPTLVSGDVARSLSGFRPQKLDAFLAEAGL; this comes from the coding sequence ATGATCAAGATGTACACGACCAACTGGTGCCCCGACTGTCACGCGGCCAAGCGTGCCCTCAGCAGCAAGGGTCTGGCCTTTGAGGAAATCAACATCGAGCAGGACGAGCAGGCCGCCGAATACGTGATGAGCGTCAACGGCGGGCGGCGCAGCGTGCCCACCCTCGTCAGCGGCGACGTGGCCCGCAGCCTCAGCGGGTTCCGGCCCCAGAAGCTCGACGCCTTCCTAGCCGAAGCCGGGCTGTAA
- a CDS encoding metallophosphoesterase, with the protein MRSLLLPSLTALLAACAPAVTGPASPLRGGVVAILTPATPDHVRVVVMGDQGTGTQVQRRVAAAMREVCGRDGCDLGVGLGDSFYPAGPKDAASPLFRERFADVYGPLGFPFLMVAGNHDESWVWGGDGADARGAEAQVAYARLNPQWVMPARTYRAPVGDPLEFFAVDTSPLAAYLPSRRVGERPGGSWDAAQRAWLAGALASSQARWRLVLGHHPLFSNGKHGDAGHYDRLPLAGQRGDAVRALYGVACGKADGILSGHDHALQGFAPQPECPGTWQWVSGAAGKVEPGRSGSRPATFEVLDQPGFLWLDVTRETLTVRAFTVGEDGAVREVHTDTMHKP; encoded by the coding sequence ATGCGTTCTCTCCTGCTCCCGAGTCTGACGGCGCTGCTGGCCGCCTGTGCGCCCGCGGTCACCGGTCCGGCCTCCCCGCTACGTGGAGGGGTCGTCGCCATACTCACCCCTGCCACCCCGGACCACGTCCGCGTGGTCGTGATGGGCGACCAAGGCACCGGGACGCAGGTGCAGCGGCGGGTCGCGGCGGCCATGCGGGAGGTCTGCGGGCGGGACGGCTGCGACCTGGGCGTGGGCCTGGGCGACAGCTTCTATCCGGCGGGACCGAAGGACGCCGCCTCGCCCCTGTTCCGTGAGCGCTTCGCGGACGTGTATGGGCCGCTGGGCTTCCCCTTCCTGATGGTGGCGGGCAACCATGACGAGTCGTGGGTCTGGGGGGGCGACGGGGCCGACGCCCGCGGCGCGGAGGCGCAGGTGGCCTATGCCCGCCTGAATCCGCAGTGGGTGATGCCCGCCCGCACCTACCGCGCCCCGGTGGGCGACCCGCTGGAGTTCTTCGCGGTGGACACCTCGCCCCTGGCGGCCTACCTGCCATCCCGGCGGGTGGGTGAGCGGCCCGGCGGCTCCTGGGACGCGGCGCAGCGGGCCTGGCTGGCGGGAGCGCTGGCGAGCAGTCAGGCGCGCTGGCGGCTGGTGCTGGGGCATCATCCCCTCTTCAGCAACGGGAAACACGGGGACGCCGGGCACTACGACCGCCTGCCGCTGGCGGGCCAGCGCGGCGACGCGGTGCGGGCGCTGTACGGGGTCGCCTGCGGGAAGGCCGACGGCATCCTCAGCGGGCACGACCACGCCCTCCAGGGCTTCGCGCCCCAGCCGGAATGCCCCGGCACCTGGCAATGGGTCAGCGGCGCGGCGGGCAAGGTAGAGCCGGGGCGCAGCGGCTCCCGCCCGGCCACCTTCGAGGTGCTCGACCAGCCCGGCTTCCTGTGGCTGGACGTGACGCGGGAGACGTTGACCGTCCGCGCCTTCACGGTGGGGGAAGACGGCGCGGTGCGTGAGGTTCACACCGACACCATGCACAAGCCATAA
- a CDS encoding DUF805 domain-containing protein, with protein sequence MFALINGIISLILQLPYQMQTFSATANGLAPEPTGLGLVSIVLTALYGLALFLPSLAVTIRRLHDTGRSGWWVLISLIPLIGGLVLFIFLVLDSQPGPNKWGPNPKGMQSGAASW encoded by the coding sequence ATGTTCGCGCTGATCAACGGCATCATCAGCCTGATCTTGCAGTTGCCCTACCAGATGCAGACCTTCTCCGCGACTGCGAATGGTCTGGCCCCGGAGCCGACCGGGCTGGGCCTGGTCAGCATCGTCCTGACCGCTCTTTATGGCCTGGCGCTCTTCCTGCCCTCGCTGGCCGTCACCATCCGCCGTCTGCACGACACGGGCCGTTCCGGCTGGTGGGTCCTCATCTCGCTGATTCCTCTGATTGGCGGCCTGGTCCTGTTCATCTTCCTGGTCCTCGACAGCCAGCCCGGCCCGAACAAGTGGGGGCCGAATCCCAAGGGGATGCAGAGCGGCGCGGCGAGCTGGTAG
- a CDS encoding GNAT family N-acetyltransferase: MPPLTVRPATPADFPVLRPMLLDMGFVEDAEALAARFPSFCEREDFALLVAQDAGGRLLGYAAVHDYGPHLRSGNSGRTAKLDDLYTVPGARRQGVARTLMHAVEAWARARPLRYVFWYANDHSAAPAYERMGYRSADAGQEGYRFFEIDFGQVHTRTPHPLRGS, encoded by the coding sequence ATGCCCCCCCTCACCGTGCGCCCCGCCACCCCCGCCGATTTTCCCGTCCTGCGCCCGATGCTGCTGGACATGGGCTTCGTGGAGGACGCGGAGGCGCTGGCCGCCCGCTTTCCCTCCTTCTGCGAGCGGGAGGACTTCGCCCTGCTGGTCGCCCAGGACGCGGGAGGGCGTCTGCTGGGGTATGCCGCCGTTCACGATTACGGCCCGCACCTGCGCTCAGGAAACTCAGGCCGCACCGCCAAGCTGGACGACCTCTACACCGTGCCCGGCGCAAGAAGGCAGGGCGTGGCCCGCACCCTGATGCACGCGGTGGAGGCTTGGGCGCGTGCCCGCCCGCTGCGCTACGTCTTCTGGTACGCGAACGACCACAGCGCCGCGCCGGCGTACGAGCGCATGGGCTACCGGTCGGCGGACGCCGGTCAGGAGGGCTACCGCTTCTTTGAGATCGACTTCGGTCAGGTGCATACGCGGACGCCCCACCCACTGCGCGGCTCGTAA